The Cyprinus carpio isolate SPL01 chromosome B19, ASM1834038v1, whole genome shotgun sequence DNA window aaataagttACACTGATaaagaagagcatacggtgatatagagagacacagaggagactgttgacaaaggaattgttgaataaaggtgttatttttgttttcttcatgtacaaaaagtattctcatcgcttcataacgttacagtagaatcactaatggcagatggactactctgactatgcttttcatagttttctggaccttgacactgttatttactcgggcagtctatgggacagtcacaagcctcccggttttcatccaaaatatcttaaattgtgctccaaagaggaacgaagcttttacaggtttggaacgacatgggggtaagtgattaatgacaacattttcattttggggtggagtatccctttaatgccagTTGCACACTATTTCTGCAGTCTGCTTTATGTGTACTGTTCATGCTGTTTCATGTGATACTTTCACATTAGGCTACTATTGTATTTGAACACATCCATGTGTGTAACGCAGAAGTAAGCTAATTTGGAGATTCGCTGATTTACAAATCATCGCATAGCTCTTGTACTTTCGCTGTgttgaaataataatatgatgCAGTGACTTAGcgtcagtgttgccaagtccgcgctTTTCCCGATtttctactttaacactgttgccgcgggttgaagcgaccccaataacgtgatatttagcttTGTGTCAAAATAACGTGTATTTAACCCACCGGAACGCAAGTTTTACCGTGGTACCCCCCTCCAAACGCGATTGGGCCACTGCTCAATAATAGATATAGATCAGCGCATTGGGCTAGTTTTGTTTCGAACACCTGGCAACCCTGACCAGCGCGGTCCCGTCAAATCAGAGCTCAGTAAAGATGGCAGCGCTAGCAGTGGCGGAAACCCCTTCAGGGAAAGATGCTCTCACCGAGGGCTTGCTGGATCTCCTGAGTCCCGCTGTACAGCAGCTCGACCTACATGTGCACTCAGTCAGGTAGTGTATTTTGGGAAACACACGTGTGTTTTTTAAGACCCgataaatgtttaattcaaagcGATCCGTTCTGTGTGCTAACATGACAGTCTCGTGACTCAGAGTCAGGAATGCTGTAACGTTACCATGCAAAACAACTGcagttcattttgtttatttattacattttcgcAGTATCGCAGTAATTGCATTTGAGATATGATTCATAGTCAATGGATTTCAAAGCGTGCATAAATATATACAGCTGTATCATTTATATACTGCAACTTTATCTTCACAGAGAGAGCCAAGTGGAACTTAGGGAACACATTGATAATTTGGCATCTGGTAAGTTGGTTTGAGGTGATTATGCCTTTATAGTTCTTCTCAATCCCTTTGGCTTAGTTCTTGAAAGAGATTTCTTTTTCTCATAACGGTAAGATAAGTTATGTAATAGTAATTCCTAGTTCACCACGGTTGAATTTCTTTTCAGTTTAGGAGATTGCATGATATTATTGCAGAATTCATGAATACTATGTCATCTCATGTTTGTGCATTTCTTCTGCAGAGCTGTGTAGGATTAACGAACAGCAGAAGGTGGCACTAGATTTAGACCCATATGTGAAAAAGCTGCTTAACGCCAGGCGAAGAGTGGTGCTTGTCAACAACATACTGCAGAACGCACAGGTAAGAGATCGAGACTCTGAATATTAAACATCAGTTTGCTTGCTGTCTTGCTCTTCTCCAATCTTTGTGTTGCAGGAGCGCTTGCGAAGGCTGAACCATAATGTTGCTAAAGAGACGGCACGCAGGAAGACCATGCTTGAGGCATCCGGAGCATTTACCCCACGCTCTCCCAGCAAGCCATGATGTCCGAAATCTCACATTTTGGGAATGCACCATTACACTGTGCTCGATGCCAAGGACCAACGCTGGAGATCTGCAGACTCTTCCTCTTATCGTTAAAGGGCGCTGGGCTATGCAAAGCACTGCTAACAGAACACTTCAGCATTAATGTCAGTTCACTCAAGAGTAGTCAGGGAGACAGCGGTGTAAATATGCACTCATTTCTTTCTTGAAcatatgattttttaataaaatatgtgtcTTTATGAATTTAACTGTTGCTGAAAAATGCAATGCTGTGGATTTGCTAATTATTTGCCAATGTAGGATTtgaaaaattgttgttgtttatcagaACTGTCAGTGAAGATATGTAGTCTAATTCACCTGCAAATATTCTACTGTCACACTTACCATAGTTCTGTGCTAATGTGCTTAATGTATTCAAAGGAAtcattcacccagaaatgaaaatgtacacaccctcaggccgtccaagatgtaaatgagtttgtttctccatcagaacatatttagagaaatttagcattgcatcgtttgctcaccagtggatgctctgcagtgaatgggtgccgtcagaatgagagtccacacatctgataaaaacatcacaataatccacaccaatccagtccatcagtgaacatcttgtaaagtgaaaagctgcatgtttgcaagaaaacaatccatcattaagactttGTAACTTTACATGGTTGTTTCTGGCCAAACTACGAGTCCATAATAACGCCATATTAatgtccagtgaaaaagtccatccctatccttcttacatcaaaatccagttTTGGACTCTTTTCGCTCATGAATGGTgctaatttatattatatgatgtttatattatatgtacatatttctctccGGATTcatacgagaatactttttcactggagaaagcaatattatgtgtatttcagctggaaaaaaaacagtttgaagttCAGTAAATCTTGTTGTTTCTTACAACctcacaacttttcacttcacaagatattaactgatggactggagtggtgtgggttgcttgtggattattgtgatgtttttatcagctgtttggactctcattctgacggcacccattcactgcagagcatcttttggtgagcaagtgatgtctcaagtttttttgtgtttagaaTGGCGAGTAacttgacagaatttaaatttttgtgtgcactatctatttaaaaaaaaaaaacattaaaaaatatttgaatcttaaaatatttgtttagtttttacacacacacacacacacacacacatatatatatatatatatatatattagcctcTTAAGATGGAATACTATTCATTAACATAACTTGTATTGTCCATTTAAGAGTGTTAGGATTACTTCTGTATAAGTCACAGATCAAGCCAATACAAGAGTGTTGatataaatgacaattttaggGGGGAAATGAACTTCCCCAAGTATCTGCGGCATGGCATTGCATTATTACTGAATCAACAGTAAAATCATAACCATGCTCGTGTCTTATGTAAATAGTGGATGCTTTGTAAGAGGATAGGAGAAAGGGCAGATGAAGGTGACCTGGTTTTAGCTGAAAGGGAGAGGGTTAGGAAAAGATTTCAGGACAGGTGAAAGGTCAAGGGAGGGATCTATCAAGGAGATAGTTGGAATCATATGAGGGGCCTCCTAAAAGTCGCTCCGTTGATGAGAGATTAAAGACAGGTTGCTGGAAATCACTTGACTGCAACAAGTAAAGTGAAAGAGTAAAAGCCTTTAGGAGTCTGCTCATATCTGATGCCCACTGTGCATGCTACTGTATGCTGTTCCTGTAAAATATATCTAATTGGGTCCAAAAGTAGTGAAAATGCTAGAACCTCTGATCTTTTGTATTTTACGCTTTGTTTTATAACCCACACCTTTGGTTTATTTCAAGGTTTAAATGAACGAAATTCCAGATTTTTCAACTTGGACTTCTGGGCACCGGTGTATATATTAGTCTTTCATTAAAGCCGTCAGTGGGGTTTAAAAAGAATAACTgcgtcccaaatgatgcactttTCACTATGCACTTATACACTATCAGTGCATCCCAAATCGTGTACTTGTACACTATTTGGtgatgttttgtagtataaattgTGCAAGTaatgtgttcacactgaaaatccaaaaggaaaaagtactttaaatacccggatgatgcacctaaataaccaaaaaatgaagtgtggaatattggacacttcatgcactcaactatCGCAGCTTTAACTAAGTAGCGAAGGGAGAGGGGCTAAAGGACTCTGattatgacatttacatttatgcatttagcagacacttttatccaaagcaacttacattgcatttaggctaacatttttttttttttccacctaacatgtgttccttgggaatcgaacccacaaccttttgcgctaccaatgcaatgctctaccactgagccacaagaacacataataatttgaatgaatgtaaatattacataaatattatgaatgacataataactttattaaattcATTCACTACATGTTTAAGTACATAGTGCATAAATACATATTGTATAAGTGCATAGTGTGTCATTTGGgacacagtttatatatatatatatatgcactatgtactccacaagttttttttgttactttgctTTTTGGACCGGAAGAACAAAAttgctgcaaaaaagaaaaaataaccacttttcccttaataatagaCATAATGAgtgatattattgttttcactgaTGTGCAACCTGTAAATATATGTTAACATCTCAAACAATGTGCTttagggtttcatgaccctttaagtaCATCATCTTGGTATTTAAAGTGCAATTTTTCTTACTTGAATTTTCAGTGAACACACTACtggcactatttatactacaaaacgtcatagaatagtgcacaAGTACCCGATCTGGACCTTTCTAGTGCTTGTTGCATGCAGCACTGCACTCTAGTCTGAAAGTAGTTgtaaattttattcttatttttttttattctttattcagtTACAAGAAacacaacaattaaataaaaatgataatacggattaataataacaaaaacaaaaaatcagtaaaaacatacatataaattacaaaactaataataaataaattaataatttaaaaaaataaataaaaaacccactaaagacaaaaaataaaaggatGAATAACTATATACACAGGGGTATTGAAGTCAAATCCATATCTCTATctacaatataaatacaaaaattcttAAAATGGATAGAATTTCAAGGCCTTGCCGCAGTTTAAAGTCTTTTTTGCTTTGCTGTTCCTTACACCCTCCAATGATTTAAGATATTGACAAAGctcaaatttaaattgtataaaactaGGTGTATTTTTTGCCAATtgacatttatgaatgtaatatttccctgataataaacaaattaagaagaaaaacaaattttattttctaaagacTTATCATAATAACTGTGTTTGTATACCAGCACTCAGGATAACAGAGCTTGCCTATGAAAGTTAGACAGCTTAATGGGGATTTTATTAATATCAAAGTTACTGAGGAGAAATTTAATACCGCCAATTTTGTTATTAGATTTAATATAATTCTgcatccatttaattttaaaaacagttagaATCTTCAGAGTCAATAGCATTTAAAGCACCTATTCttccaaataaaattataaattttattattaacctgTGTTGTAAATTTCAATCATCGATGGGAACTGAGGAGGGATGAATGGGGCGGGGAGAGCCGATACAGGGCGGAGTAATCTCAGCGGCGCCACCTTAAAAAAACAGTCGCGCCGAGATGTCAGTTCCAGACGCGACCCAGACAGACCTCGGCCCGGGGGCCCAGCCGTGAGAGCCGCGTCGTGATTGGCTGAGCGCCGCCTTCCTTTTGAGACTCGCCCTCCTATTGGCTGGATCCGGGCGAGACGCTCAGCGCACAATGTCTACCCGCTTTTGTTATTGTAGCGAGCGGCCAGGATGCGGAGACACCGAGCCTGATACTCCGCTATCGACTCCGATACACTCAGATTAGATGTTGGAGGGGGAAGGGGGCACGATTTACTACCTCTCCGTCCTTGTCCAGAAGACAGCTTTTCGCTATTCTCCGACAATACGACCGATGTGTGAGTATTGTAACATTTTCTTgtgcatatattttattcatttctataGGCACGTTGCACCGGTCGAGACCGTATCAGAAACTGAGCGATACCTTTCGCTCGTTTAAGAAGAATATTGCGGCTGGCCGTGTCGTAATAACTCATCTTTGCCCTCGTCTGagcttttaaatatttagttactGTCTAGCGTTTGAACACTGTCTCGAGACGCTGACATGTCCAGCCTCTCACAACAAGTTCTCGAGCAGGAGGCTGTTCGTTCATTCAACAGTTCGCCTTGATTTTATTAACCCCACTGGGTCGTTAGTTTGCATGTCACCTTAACTTGCTCTTATCCTGCGCGAGCGCGTGTAACATTTAGACGGCGGACTCGATGACGTCATGTGGCCGCTGCGTTTGTTTGCATGCCTGCAGAGCAGTCAACAGTTAGGCTTTAACTTTGCATGACATTTAATGAGCTGTCATATTATCCTATAGTACGCCGGGAATGTGTTGGATGAGGTGTTAACATTAGGGCTTACTATTGAATTAGGCCTAATGTTATGACTATGTCatgaaatatatacaatattgcaTGTTAAATCTGTTAATGTAAGTCTGCGTCTTAAAATGGGACCGTAAACCTTGGGGTTTCGTTATTATGTGATATCAAAAGCTGGGTTTGGAACCAAATGTCCTCTAGAATCAGGCCGCCATGCTTTAGTCAAGTGCACTGTACTACAAATGATGAAATAACAGAGTAATACACCCAGATATGAAGAGAGAGGAATAATGGATGAGTGTTTCTGTCAGAAGAAACTAAAAAGAAACTGCTTTCTCAAATATGAAAACCCTTCATCTGATAGCAGCATTGTGTATTCTGTGAGAGTCTTAATGTAAAGTTGTTCCTCTGGTGCTCTGCCCCTCAAGGGCCACTTGCGCTGAGTCTGATAATAAGGGTCTCAGAGACGCTCCCCCCAGATTAGAGCTGAGGATGCTCAGAGATCTGAAGTGTCAGGATCCGTCACCATCTCTCCATTACCACTGCACTCTACAAATCTTGCACTTCTGCACTTGCAACATCTCATGCAATGATCACAGGGGTTTTCATCACCGAAACATGAAGTTCTGCTTCTCGTGTACAGAGAAGTTCATCACTGCTGGATAAACCGCCTCGGTCACTTGCAGCATATGcagttaaaacttttaattttttttatattaaaacacttttttttcctattttagtTTATTGTGAGTGGAAAACTGGGAGTATGTGGCCTTCAGGTGGAGTCGGAAGTGTCATAATTACACGTTCTGACCAAGCAAAGTCATATTTGCGAGGGCAGAAAATCAAATTTCTTGATAAAACACGAGGTGTGACGTTGCAAGGGGAACATTGCGGAAACACTGATCTATAACATAGATATCACAGGCCTATCTGTAACCTATAGAGATCAGTGAGAGGATAGCAATTCTGCAGGGAATAATGCAAGTAACCTTGTTTTTACATGCTGTGTTTCAGTCATGTTATCAATGTGAATTCAGATATACTTTTGGGGCCTACTGTTCAcaattgctttgttttgtttaggcTAAATCTTAAATGCAAATTCATTATAACAAATGTCTGACTTGGAAGTATGAGTTTCCCATGTGAACTTGAAGGCAGCATAAGCCACTTGTTGGCTGGCTCCTTACACTAAATGCTACtgctttttggcttttttttaaacatttggaatATTTGGAATTGCATACTAAtttactactcttactatttccgCAGTATTTTGtaacaaacatgcagtttttgtaTACATGGAGCAGACGATGTGCAGTAATATGAAAAACACACTGTATGgaatactgtatcccataatCCAATGCACTTAACTTCCATTCCCAGTGTGACAAATTATCTTtttttgactcattatttgatcaaactGCCACAAGATtgacattttatacaaaatgtaatacaACAATACAAAATGACAGAGCATCATCTTGACATTCAGGAAAAGGAATTAAAAAGACATGCACAGTTatagtgatagttcacccaaaaatgaaaactctgtcattaattactcaacctcatgtcgttccaaacccgtaagagcttcgttcatcttcgggacacaaattaagatatttttgatgaaatccgagagctttctgaccctccatagacagcaatgcaactgacactttcaaggcccagaaaggtagtgagGACATCGTTAAAATTGTCCATGTGTCATCAGTGTTCAAAGActgagaagaaattgttgaataaagctgttatatttttgttttctttgcacacaaaaagtattctcctaGCTTTATTTgctacagttgaaccactgatgacacgtggactattttaacgatgtcctcactacctttctgggtcttgaatgtcttagttgcattgctgtctatggagggtcagaaagctctcagatttcatcaaaaatatcttaattcatgtttcgaagatgaatgaagctcttacgggtttggaacgacatgagggtgagtaattaatgacagaatttttaatttttgggcaaactattttAGGAAACAGCATAATTATAGCTATGATATATTGAGCGAGTCTACCACTAATGTCCATGAAGCATTACTACAGCACTGACAGTGTGCTGGCACACTAGATACAGCGTGTATGAGTCGTGTGTTGATGCTGCTGTTCTGTTTTCCCATCTGTCAGAGCAGCAGGATGTCCGTGAACCCTCCCAACAGTAATGACGCCTGCCTCAGTATCGTGCACAGCCTCATGTGCCACAGG harbors:
- the LOC109049246 gene encoding SNARE-associated protein Snapin-like, producing MAALAVAETPSGKDALTEGLLDLLSPAVQQLDLHVHSVRESQVELREHIDNLASELCRINEQQKVALDLDPYVKKLLNARRRVVLVNNILQNAQERLRRLNHNVAKETARRKTMLEASGAFTPRSPSKP